In Planctomycetota bacterium, the DNA window GTCCCCCCGCCGCGCGGCCCGCTCGAGCGTGTCGACGATCTCGGCGGGCGACGCATCCACGTAGAGGTCCGGGAGCGTCGTGTCGGCGGCGGGTGGCGCATCGGCGTCGGGTTTTGTTGTCGGAGCCGCCGGCATGGACGCCGAGTGTATCAGCCGACCGGCGCCCCGCTGGCCCAGCGGCGGCACGCCGTCTGCACAAGGCCCCGGAGCCATGGCCGACGAGCCGCGAGATCGGGTGACGTTGCGTCTTGCGGGCACGCCGCGTCGCGAGTCCGCAACATCGTTGCGCGCTGGCAACGCCCAGGGCCCACGCAGTGGCGGTGCTCCGAAGGCGTCCCTCCGCCCGGCGTTCGGGGCCGGTGCGGGTCCGCATACCGCCGGCGACGCCGCCGCCCGCGCCATCGAGGTCGCTCGGGCGAATCGTGAGGCCTCGGCCCTCGATGCCCTGGACGCGCGGTGGGTGCTCGCGTGCCGAGTCTCGGTCCAACTCGAGGGCGGCCGGGCGGCCATCCTCTCGTCCGAGCGACGCGAGCGGCTGCTGGTAGAGGCCCAGCGGCTCGGTCTCCGCCGCTTCGACGCCAACCTCATCATCGCCATCGTGCAGGACTCGGCCCGCTGCGGGGAGCCGCCGCTGGGCATCACTACGGCCGACCGGCTGCCCCTCGTGCGCGAGGCCCGGCCGGCCGAGGACCACACGCTCTCCGTGCCCGCCCGCATCCTCATCGCCGCGGCGGCGGGGGGCGCGCTGGCGGCCTCCCTCGTCCACTGGGTGCTTTCCTAGCCACCGCGTTTCGTGCGCGAGAGCGCCGGCCTAGCTTCACGCATGCTCGATCCAGGCAAGAAGGCGCCCGCGTTCACGCTGGCCGACCAGTCCGACACCAAGCACGCGCTGAAGGACTACGCCGGGCGGCCGCTCGTGCTCTTCTTCTACCCCAAGGACGGCACCTCGGGCTGCACGACCGAGGCCTGCGACTTCCGCGATCTGCTGCCCGAGTTCGAAGAGATGGACGCCGCCGTGCTCGGCATCAGCATCCTGGATACCAAGAGCAAGGCGAAGTTCGCGAAGAAGCACGACCTGAGCTACCCGCTGCTGGCCGACGACCGCATCGATGCCGACGAGCGGCCCGACCCCGAGGTCGCCCAGAAGTACGGCGTCTGGGTCGAGAAGAGCATGTACGGCAAGACCTACATGGGCATCGAGCGGACGACCTTCTTGATCGACGCGGCGGGCAAGATCGCGCAGGTGTGGAGCAAGGTCAAGGTGCCCGGGCACGCCGAGGCCGTCCGCGACGCGGTCGCCGAGCTCGCGTCGGCCGAATCGCGGGGCTAGCGCCGCCGCCGCGAGGCCAGCAGCCCGCCGGCCCCGAGCACCGCGAGCACGCCGGGCGAGGGGACTGCGTTGACGAAGATCTGCAGGCGGTCGTCCAGGAACACCGCGTCGACCTCCGCGCCCTGGCCCAGCCCCTCGATGACGATGTCGTCGAATTCGCCCTGCACGACCTGCGCGAGCAGCACGTCGAAGGCATCGCCCTGCATGATGGGCGGCTCGCCCGTAAAGGGCGAGAACCGCACGATGAGCGTGCCACCGAAGATGTTGGCGACGCCGTTGACCTCCAGCACGTCGTGATCCGAGATGGGCTGGCGGCCCTCGATGTCGAAGATCAGCGTGCCCTCGTTGTCCTGCTCGAAGAGGGCCGTGCCGCTGGGGCTCTCGATGCGAAGCAGGCCCGGCGATTGGCCCGGGCTGACCACGCCCGAGTTGAGCACCATCGCCGCCTCGGCGGTGCCCGAGCCGTTCAGCTCGCCGCCGTTGTTGAGGCTCAGCATGCCCGTGCCCAGCCCGGCCGACACCACGCCGCCGTTGAGCACGCTGACCACGCCGCCGGCGTTGTTGATCGAGCCCACGGCATCGACGCGCGAGCCCGCACCGTCGGCGGCCAGCAGCCCCTCGTTGAGCAGGCCATCGGGGCTGCCGAACGTAAAGGTCGCGAAGCCGGACGCGGTGAAGCGGCCGCGATTCTCGGTGACCGATTCGAAGTCCGGGAACGACGAGCCGTCGCCGTCCAGCTGCACGTCCGCCTCGCTCTCGCTGAGGGGCGTGCCGTTGAGGTCGAGCGTCGAGCCGCCAAAGACCTCGTAGCGGCCCGTTCCCAGGACGCCCGGCGTGGGCAGCGCGGGATTGGTGATCGTCAGCGTGCCGTCGGTCACCGCGAGCGTGCCGGGGTTCTCGAACAGCACCTCGTCGATGAGCGTCACGCCGGGCGACTCCTTGCGGAGCACGCCCTCGTTGCGGAACGTCGCGGTCGAGTCGCCCAGGAAGTCGCCGCTGCTCTCGATGGTGAACAGCGAGCCGTCGCCGTTCGTGAACACCGTGCTGCCGCCGAAGAACACGTCACCGGTGCCGGTCTTGCGGCCGCCGCCGATGGTGCACATGGGCGTATCGCAGATGTCGGCCAGCAGGCTGCCCGTGAAGATCAGCGTGCCCTGCGACCGCAGGTCGGCGATGGCCATCGCGGTGCCATCGCCGAACTCCAGCGTGTCGAGCACGGTGATGGTGTTGGCGCCCACGCCCTCGATGGTCGCGTCGGCGCTGGTGAAGACGAAGGTGTCGAGGGTGACCGTGACGTCGAGGTCGATCGAGTAGGCCCCGCCCCGCAGGTCGATGGTCGCCTGGTCGTCCTGGCCCAGCACGCCCGGCACTTCGCCGACGTCCCAGTTGTCCGCCGCACCCCAGGCCCCGCCGCCGGGCGAGTCCCACGAGGCGATCACCTGGGCGGCCGCGGACGAGACACCCAGACCCGCCGCGCACGCCGTCGCGACAAGAAAACGAGATTGCAACATCTGCATTGTCGTGGCTCCCAGGCGGCCCGCCGGGCCGCGCTCCTCCGCCCGCTAAGGTACCCGGCCGCTCCGGGGCGCTCAAGGCCAAACTCGCCCGATTGCCGGCACAACCGCCCGGATGCGTCCGGTTTACCCGTCCGAGAGCAGCCCGCGGACCCGATCGATCTGTCCCTCGATGAACGCCTGGTGGGTGTCGCCGGGTGGCTCGCCTGCATCGATCTGCTGCTGCACGAATCCTGCGGCCTGCTCGTACGCGTCGAGCGCCTCCTCGAGCAGGCCCCGCCCGCCGCCCCCGGCGCCACTTGCCTGGCTCTCGAGCAGGGCACCGAGCCGATACCAGCCGACGACGGCGTCGCTGCGGTGCTGGTTGGTGGGATCGGTCGCCGCGAGGTCCCGCCGGATGGCCAGCGACTGGTCGAAGGTCGAGCGCGCCTCTGCGTATCGCCCGAGATCTTCGAGCGCACGCCCGAGCTTGTTGAGCAGCAAGGCGTGCGCCCTCAGGTGCAGCACGTTGGACTCGTCGGCCAGCACCGCCCGGCCCGCGGACTCGGCGCCGCCGCCCAGCACCTCGATGGCCCGCAGCCGCAGCCGGGTGGATTCGGTCTCGTCCGTCGCGGCCACCAGCATCGCCTGCTGGCGGAGCAGGTCGCCCCAGGTCTCGATGGCGACCCACGACTCGCGGTCGTACACGCCGCTGGCGGGATCGCGCTCGGCCATCTGCCGCATCTCGCCCGCGACGCCGGCGGCCATGGCGATTGCACGATCGAACAGCGCCACGGCTTCGTCGCGGCGGCCGTCCTCGCGTGCGAGCGTCGCGGCCCGCCGCCCGAGCATCCGAGCCTGGCGATCGAGCACGTGGGCCCGGCCCCGCGCGATGCGGGGGGCGGCGGCTTCATCGTCGCCGGGTTCGAGCCCGTCGTAGGTGTCCAGCGTGCGCGCGAAGATCATCTCGGCCCGGTCGGCGGCCCGCTGCCGCTGGTCGCCGTCGGCGGATCGCATCGATTGCTCGAGGTAGGCGTTGCCCATCTCGAACATTGCGTCGGCGCGGTCGAGCCGGAAGCCCAAGGCCGCCGCGTCCTCGCCCGCCGCATCGATCAGCCGGTCGTACGCGGCCACGGCGTCGTCGAGCGCTGCCTGCGATGCCGCGTAGCCGCGCTGCAGCCGCTCGGCGTGGCCGATCGATGCCAGCGCGTCGGCGCGCAACGCGAGCGCCTCGGCCGACTCGGGCTCGGTCGCCAGCACGCCATCGGCATCCGCGAGCGCCCGGCGATACAGCGCCATGCCAAGCTCGGGCGAGCCCACGCGGTGCATGCCCCGCCGGCCCGTGTAGAGGCTGCCCACCCGCAGCCGCTCGCGGCCGATGAACAGCTTCTCGAGCGTGTTCTCGGGATCGCCGTCGGCGTCGAGCTCGTCCAGCACGCCCACGCCGGCCTCGCCCAGCGCGATCTTCGCGGGCGTCGCGCCGCGGAGCGCGTTGATCGAGTCCCAGTAGTCGTTGAGCATGACGCGGGCCAGCTCGAAGGCCTGGTCCCGGCGGCGCTCGGCGAGCTGCCGCTGCACCGACTCGCGCTGCCCCGCGGCCACCGCATCGGCCCGGGCGTCCTCGGCCTTGCCGTAGAGCACCGTGATCGTGATCGCGAAGACGACCAGCGCCACCGCGGCCGCGACACCCAGCCCCACCGGCACGCGGTATCGCCGCAGCGTCTTGGTGATGACGTACCACCCGCTGTCCCGCTTGGCCTCGATGGGCTGGCCGTGCAGGAACCGGGTGATGTCCCGGCCCAGGTCGCCCGCGCTCTGGTACCGCCGGTCGCGGTCCTTGGCCAGCGACTTGAGGATGATGGTCTCGACCTCGTCGTTAATCTGCCGCCGGATGGTGCTGGGTCGCGCGGGCTCGGCCTTCAGGATGTTGTCCAGCACGTCCCGCATGTTGCCGGCCACCTCGTAGGGGAAGCGGCCCGTCAGCAGCTGGTACAGCATCACGCCGAGCGAGTACACGTCCGTGCGGACGTCGATGGCGGCGGGGGAGCCCTCGGCCTGCTCGGGGCTCGCCCACGGGAGCGAGCCGATGAACTGTCCGGTCATCGACATCAGCCGCGGGCTCTCCTTGCCGTCCAGCTCGGGCACCGCCGTCTTGGCCAGCCCGAAGTCGACCACGATGGGCTCGCCCTTGTCGTCGATGCGGACGTTGGCGGGCTTGAGGTCCCGGTGGATCACGCCCTTGAGGTGCGCGGCGTTGACGGCGTCGCAGATCTTCGCGAACAGCTGCAGCCCCTCGCGGATGGGCAGCTTGCCGGCCGCGATGAGCCGATCGAGCGGCTTGCCGCTGATGTAGTCCATCACGTAGAAGCACGAGCCGTCGCCGGTCACGCCGCTGTCGTGGATCCGCACGATGTTGGGGTGGTCTAGCTGCCCGAGCACCTGGACCTCGCGCTCGAAGCGGGCCCGGCCCGAACTGCCCATGAACGGGCCGCTGTGCATCACCTTGATCGCCACCCGCCGCCGCGTGGCGAGTTGCACCGCCTGGTACACCACGCCCTGGCCGCCCCGGTGGATCTCGCGGACCAGCTCGTACCCCGGGAACGCGCCCGCGGGTGGCATCGGTGGCCCTTCGGCCCAGGCCCTCGGGTTCTCGGGCCACGAACTCTTCGGTTCGGCGGCCTGCAGCGCGGCCTCGATCAGCTTCCGCTCGCCGTTGCCGCCGGCGTCGGACCCATCGCGCCCCTTGCCCTCCGGGCCGTTGCTGCCGGCGGTGCTGTCGGAGTCGGCCATGGCTGGGCTTCCGTGCGGATTGTGCCGTGCGCGGCGAGCGAACTGCGGGCGCGGCTGCGATCAGCCGCCGGTGCGCGTGAAATAGTTGCCCTCGTCGCCCATCGCCTCGCGCAGCCGATCGTGCGCCCTCGACCGCAGCATGTACACCGCGCCCACCGAGCGACCCATGGCCCGGGCGACCTCCTCGACGGGCCGGCCCGCCAGGTCGTACTCGCGGATGACCCGCGCGTAGTCCCCCGGTAGCGTCGAGAGCATCCGCTCCATCATCACGACGGCCTCGTCCCGCGCCGCGAACCGCGACGGCGTCGTCCGGCTCGCCCCAGAGATCTGCTCGATGAGCGTGACCGCCGAGTCGCTCGCATTCGGGCTCGCGTGCGCCCGCCGCGCGGGGTCCGGCCGCTTGGCGGCCTGCGCCGCGCGGATGGCGTCCAGCAGGTTGTTCTCGGCGATCCGCGTGACCCAGGCGCGGAAGCCGCGGGCCCCGCCCTCGCGGAACTGGCCGATGCGACCGACGACCTCGATGTAGGTCACCTGCAGCACGTCGTCGGCCTCGATGGTCGTCCGCAGCACCGCGGGGATGCGGGCGTCCAGACGCGCCCGCAGCGGACCCGCCAGCCCCTCGAGAGCGTCCACCAGCGCGCCCCGGTCGCCCCGCAGCGCCCGGGCGAGAAGGGCCTCGGCGGCGTCGGCGTGCGGATCGCCCGCCCGCGGACGACGCGGGCCCGCATCGCCGGGCTGAGACTCGCCGGACTGTGCGTGATTCGAGGGCATGGCGGCGCGATCCTCGGGTGCCGGGGTCGCTGCATTGTAAGCGGGAGGCATGCGGGTTTTCACGGAGATTGCGTCCCGAGAGGTAGCCGGCCTGTTCAGCGATGCTGCGGGTGCCATGCCCCCCCGAGCGACACCGGCGGTCCCGACTCACGCGGCCCGGTGGCCCCGGGCAGAAAAACCAGCAATGCCACGCCGCCGATGGCCACCACGGCCCCCACGAACGCCCGGGGCGACACCCGCTCGCCCTGCAGCAGCACCATCGGCAGCACGAATACGGGGGCCAGCGAGCACAGCGTCTGGGCCACGCCCACGCTGGTCAGGTCGGCCGTCACCAGCGACATCCACATGCCCAGGAACGGCCCGACCAGGGCTCCGAGCGCCGTGAACCCGAATCCGATCCAGAAGATCCGGCGGGGGATCTTGTGCTCGGGCTTGCCGGCCGTGAACCGCCAGCGCGCGAACAGCACCGGCGTCATGCAGAGGATCGCAACGGCGATGCGGACCTGCGTGGCTGCCAGCGTGCCCAGGTGCTCGTCCTCGGGTAGCCACCCGTGGCCCATGCCCGCCTTGCTGAGCAGCAGCCCGCCGCCCTGGCAGACCGCGCCGACCAGCGCCAGCACGATGCCCCGTACGCGGTGGGGGTGCGGCCGATCATCAACCCTCGTGTGCGGCCGCTCCAGGATGACCCAGGCCACGCCACCGATGGTGACCGCGATGCCCACCAGCGCCGCCCCCCCGAGCGTTTCGTCGAGGAACAGCCAGCCCGCGAGCGCCGCCCAGATGGGCGCGGTGGCCATCATCAGCAGGCTGAGCCTGGGCCCGATGTCCACGAAGGCCGTGAACAGCGCCTGGTCGCCGATGACGATGCCCACGATGGACGAGGCCGCGAGC includes these proteins:
- a CDS encoding peroxiredoxin encodes the protein MLDPGKKAPAFTLADQSDTKHALKDYAGRPLVLFFYPKDGTSGCTTEACDFRDLLPEFEEMDAAVLGISILDTKSKAKFAKKHDLSYPLLADDRIDADERPDPEVAQKYGVWVEKSMYGKTYMGIERTTFLIDAAGKIAQVWSKVKVPGHAEAVRDAVAELASAESRG
- a CDS encoding serine/threonine-protein kinase, with translation MADSDSTAGSNGPEGKGRDGSDAGGNGERKLIEAALQAAEPKSSWPENPRAWAEGPPMPPAGAFPGYELVREIHRGGQGVVYQAVQLATRRRVAIKVMHSGPFMGSSGRARFEREVQVLGQLDHPNIVRIHDSGVTGDGSCFYVMDYISGKPLDRLIAAGKLPIREGLQLFAKICDAVNAAHLKGVIHRDLKPANVRIDDKGEPIVVDFGLAKTAVPELDGKESPRLMSMTGQFIGSLPWASPEQAEGSPAAIDVRTDVYSLGVMLYQLLTGRFPYEVAGNMRDVLDNILKAEPARPSTIRRQINDEVETIILKSLAKDRDRRYQSAGDLGRDITRFLHGQPIEAKRDSGWYVITKTLRRYRVPVGLGVAAAVALVVFAITITVLYGKAEDARADAVAAGQRESVQRQLAERRRDQAFELARVMLNDYWDSINALRGATPAKIALGEAGVGVLDELDADGDPENTLEKLFIGRERLRVGSLYTGRRGMHRVGSPELGMALYRRALADADGVLATEPESAEALALRADALASIGHAERLQRGYAASQAALDDAVAAYDRLIDAAGEDAAALGFRLDRADAMFEMGNAYLEQSMRSADGDQRQRAADRAEMIFARTLDTYDGLEPGDDEAAAPRIARGRAHVLDRQARMLGRRAATLAREDGRRDEAVALFDRAIAMAAGVAGEMRQMAERDPASGVYDRESWVAIETWGDLLRQQAMLVAATDETESTRLRLRAIEVLGGGAESAGRAVLADESNVLHLRAHALLLNKLGRALEDLGRYAEARSTFDQSLAIRRDLAATDPTNQHRSDAVVGWYRLGALLESQASGAGGGGRGLLEEALDAYEQAAGFVQQQIDAGEPPGDTHQAFIEGQIDRVRGLLSDG
- a CDS encoding RNA polymerase sigma factor — its product is MPSNHAQSGESQPGDAGPRRPRAGDPHADAAEALLARALRGDRGALVDALEGLAGPLRARLDARIPAVLRTTIEADDVLQVTYIEVVGRIGQFREGGARGFRAWVTRIAENNLLDAIRAAQAAKRPDPARRAHASPNASDSAVTLIEQISGASRTTPSRFAARDEAVVMMERMLSTLPGDYARVIREYDLAGRPVEEVARAMGRSVGAVYMLRSRAHDRLREAMGDEGNYFTRTGG
- a CDS encoding DMT family transporter, which codes for MEHTAYLGYAAGVFTSLLWALTSICFAAGGRRIGPTLVNGLRLYVAIVLLTGALWASTGSPLPDVNDRMVLLLAASSIVGIVIGDQALFTAFVDIGPRLSLLMMATAPIWAALAGWLFLDETLGGAALVGIAVTIGGVAWVILERPHTRVDDRPHPHRVRGIVLALVGAVCQGGGLLLSKAGMGHGWLPEDEHLGTLAATQVRIAVAILCMTPVLFARWRFTAGKPEHKIPRRIFWIGFGFTALGALVGPFLGMWMSLVTADLTSVGVAQTLCSLAPVFVLPMVLLQGERVSPRAFVGAVVAIGGVALLVFLPGATGPRESGPPVSLGGAWHPQHR